The genomic window CGACCGGCCCCGGACGCTTCATTCCCCCAAGCCGCGAGCGGTACGCCCGCCGAGCTCACGGAACCCCGGGCCTATGTTCTCTTTCCAGATCCCCACAGACCGGGTCGATTACTTGCAGGTGGCGTTCGCGGCGATCGGGCCGGGCCTGGTCGTGCGCTGGGGCACCCAGTTCACCCCGTACACCGTCTCCACCTGGGACGCCCCCGGCTCGCCGTCCGGCTGGAAGTTGACGGCCCCCGCGCTTTGCCTGTCGCCCGACGGAGAATGGGCATCCGCCTACGACAAGGGCTCCGGGGAGGTCAGGGTGACCCGGGTCGGCGAGGGGAAGCCGTCGGCCGTCGTGGGTCGCGGCGTTGGGGCCGGCAACGTCTGGACGGCCGTCGCCCCGGGCGGGTCGGCGGTGGCCTGGAAGGACGACTCGTACACGGTCGTGCACGCGCTGCCCGGGGGCGAGCCGGTCGCCCGCGTGAAGTCCGGCTGGGGGGTGGATCTGCGTTTCTCGGCCGGCGGCCGATGGCTCACCGAGCGGGGCGAGCGGGTGTTCCGCGTGTTCGCCCGGGAGAGCAATCACAAGGTCTTCGCCCGAATCCCGGCGGCCCGCTTCATCCTGGGCGAGGTCACGGAGGGGCTCACGGCCGTCGTCACCACGGAGAAAGACGAGGTAACCGTCTGGGACCTCGGCCGGAAGGCGGCGACGGCCACCCTCTCGGGAGGAGGATCGGTCTCCGCCCTGGCGCTTTCCGCCGACGGTCGTCGCGTGCTCACCGGCACCACCGACGGCGAGCTGGCGTTGTGGGACGCGGACGGCGTCCGCCTGCAACGATACGACTGGGAGGTCGGCGTGCCGATCGCGGCCGCGTTCTCCCGGGACGGGACCCGGGCCGCGATCGGCGGTATGATCGGGCGGATCGTGGTCTGGGACATCGAGGACTGACCCCAGCCCGGCGGCGCGTCGGCGACGACATGGACCCGTCATTTGCCGATGCAGAATCGCGAGAAGATGCGATCGAGGATGTCGTCGGTGAACGTCGCCCCGACGACCTTGCCGAGCTCGTCGATCGCGGAGCGGAGCTCGAACGCCACGAGCTCCTGGCCGAGCGCGGAGCGGAGGGCCTCCGCGGCCGACGCGAGCGAGTCGCCCGCGCGGGCGAGGCTGTCCCGGCAGCGGGCGGCCGTGCCCGCCGGCTGGTCGCCGTCGCCGGGCCGGGCGCGGAGATGCTCCGCGATCGCCGAGCGCAGGGCGGCGAGCCCGTCGCCCGTGGCCGCGCTCGTGCGGATCGGGTCGTCACGGGCGGGGGGCTCGTCGGATGTCACCAGGTCGCACTTCGTCCGGACGCGCAGGAATGGGGCGTCAGCGCAGGTCTCCCCGGGCGACGACCCTTCGTCGGGCGCGGGCTCGCAGAGGAGGAGGA from Aquisphaera giovannonii includes these protein-coding regions:
- a CDS encoding WD40 repeat domain-containing protein, whose protein sequence is MFSFQIPTDRVDYLQVAFAAIGPGLVVRWGTQFTPYTVSTWDAPGSPSGWKLTAPALCLSPDGEWASAYDKGSGEVRVTRVGEGKPSAVVGRGVGAGNVWTAVAPGGSAVAWKDDSYTVVHALPGGEPVARVKSGWGVDLRFSAGGRWLTERGERVFRVFARESNHKVFARIPAARFILGEVTEGLTAVVTTEKDEVTVWDLGRKAATATLSGGGSVSALALSADGRRVLTGTTDGELALWDADGVRLQRYDWEVGVPIAAAFSRDGTRAAIGGMIGRIVVWDIED